Genomic window (Rosa chinensis cultivar Old Blush chromosome 6, RchiOBHm-V2, whole genome shotgun sequence):
TTCATACCGTTGTATTGAATGATCCCAGTCGTTTGATTTCTGTCCATATAATGCATACAGCTCTGGTTGCTAGTTGGGCCGGTTCGATGGCTCTATACGAATTAGCCGTTTTTGATCCCTCTGATCCTGTTCTTGATCCAATGTGGAGACAGGGTATGTTCGTTATACCCTTCATGACTTGTTTAGGAATAACGAATTCATGGGGCGGTTGGAGTATTACAGCGGGGACTGTAACGAATCCGGGTATTTGGAGTTACGAAGGTGTGGCCGGGGCGCATATTGTGTGTTTCTGGCTTGTGTTTTTTGGCAGCTATCTGGCATTGGGTGTATTGGGATCTAGAAATATTTACTGATGAACGTACAGGAAAACCCTCTTTGGATTTGCCTAAGATCTTTGGAATTCATTTATTTCTCTCAGTGGTGGCTTGCTTTGGTTTTGGTGCATTTCATGTAACAGGATTGTATGGTCTTGGAATATGGGTGTCTGATCCTTATGGACTAATCGGAAGGGTACAGGCCGTAAATCCAGCGTGGGGTGTGAAGGGTTTTGATCCTTTTGTTCCGAGAGGAATAGCTTCTCATCATATTGCAACAGGGACCTTAGGTATATTGGCAGGTCTATTTCATCTTAGTGTTCGTCCACCCCAACGCTTATACAATGGATTACATATGGGAAATATTGAAACTGTCCTTTCCAGTAGTATTGCTGTTGTCTTTTTTGCAGCTTTTGTAGTTGTTGGAACTATGTGGTATGGTTCAGCAACTACCCCGATTGAATTATTTGGTCCCACGCGCTATCAACGGGATCAAGGATTTTTCCAATAAGAAATATATCAAAGAATTGGTGCTGGCTTAGCCGAAAATCAAAGTTTATCCGAAGCTTGGTCTAAAATTCCCGAAAAACTAGATTTTTATGATTACATCGGCAATAATCCGGCAAAAGGGGGATTATTCAGTGCAGGCTCAATGGACAACGGGGATGGAATAACTGTTGGGTGGTTAGGACATCCTATCTTTAGAGATAAAGAGGGGCATGAACTTTTTGTACGTCGTATGTCGACGTTTTTTGAAACATTTCCAGTTGTTTTGGTTGACGGGGCATGAATTGTTAGAGCCGATGTTCCTTTTAGAAGGGCAGAATCAAAATATAGTGTCAAACAAGTAGGTGTAACTGCTGAGTTTTATGGCGGCGAACTGAATGGAGTTAGTTACAGTGACCCTACTACTGTGAAAAAATATGCTAGATGTGCTCAATTGGGTGAaatttttggattagaccgtgCTACTTTGAAATCCGATGGTGTTTTTCGTAGCAGTCCAAGGGGTTGGTTTACCTTTGGGCATGCTTCGTTTGCTTTGCTCTTCTTCTTCGGACACATTTGGCATGGTGCTAGAACCTTTTTTAGAGATGTTTTTGCTGGTATTGATCCGGATTTAGATGCTCAAGTGGAATTTGGAGCATTCCAAAAACTTGGAGATCCAACTACACAAAGACAGGTAGTTTGATATAATATTGCTTTATTacttttcgtttttattttatttgactGACTATAGGGTTGGGGTACCGGATAAATCTTGATTTGACATTTGAATTGCTGCCTTTTCTTTgacttttgttctttctttatcCGGGAGACGGTCCAAAATAAACAGGTATGGAAGCTATAATTGTAAACCACGATCGAATCTATGGAAGCATTGGTTTATACATTCCTTTTAGTCTCAACTCTAGGAATAATTTTTTTCGCTATCTTTTCTCGCGAACCGCCTAAAGTTCCAACTAAAAAGTAAAAGGATGAAATGATTTTTCATTATCTCAATTGAAAGTAATGATCCTCCCAATAGTGGGAGGATCATTACTTCGACTAGTCCCCGTGTTCCTCGAATGGATCTCTTAGTTGTTGAGAGGGTTGCCCAAACGCAGTATATAAGGCATACCCAGTAAAACTTACAAGTAAACCAAATAAAAAGATGGCAACTAGGGTTGCTGTTTCCATTATTATATAGTTTTAAGACATTATGTAGTTTTAAGACCACAATGGATCTATGATAAGATCATTTATTTACAACAAAATGGTATACAAAGTCAACAGATCTTAATGAATATAAAATATTATGGCTACACAAACCGTTGAGGGAAGTTCTAGATCTGGCCGCCCAAAACAAACTAATGCTGGGAGTTTATTGAAACCATTGAATTCAGAATATGGTAAAGTAGCTCCCAGTTGGGGAACTACTCCTTTGATGGGTCTTGCAATGGCTCTATTTGCAGTATTTCTATCTATTATTTTGGAGATTTATAATTCTTCCATTTTACTGGATGGAATTTCAATGAATTAGATTTACAAGAACCATTAACTAGCTTTTTCAATCCAAAGTGAAGCGTTTAGTTTTCCGATTTTATCCCATTCTATTTTGGTAGTTCGACcgtggaaattttttttttttttcttctgtattTCCGGAATATGAGTGTGTGATTTGGTCGtttgcaacaaatcgaattcttttcgcattccattaatacgagcgaaaaccaaacaaacacaagcgttcgcgTTTTCAtcgttcacgaattacaaacgcttgccttcatggcactcatgcaacttacactgAGCGTAACCTCGTCAACTCGACTGGTTCGTTTTCTTGCGACCACCACGCGCATCAAATGCAATTCATGTGCTTATTCGTGATATGTTCACACAACTAAACGCGTTCTCGAATTTATACGTCATAATCGATCGTACTCGACGccattcacatgtatacatcaacatgtatcatgcacctcgtacattcgtatatgccaacgcatatcaatgcaactcacatttgttgcccaatacaacaagcattaattctacatatgcgtgcttttgtctttgttgtgcaggttaacgagtcctttcttgcttacggagttcggggacttgtaggggctaggcgcctctcggacgttacttatgcttgatgacatcatgtgtataacttcccaaccaagaagctcctcttactttgggacttcggggacttgtacatacctccactattatggaggatttgctatgtcaccaagcatgtGTAACACTCTCTTTGGGTGACCCATAAGCCATGGTGGGACCTAACCgcgacatgcatcccgtagcccaaTGTCCAACCTACACCACAGTAGTCGGAAGTGTCCAATACCTCGCCGCGAAGCCACCTTCCTgaccttgccaacatgcctccacaaCATGCTTTCTACACTAGCATAAGGACTCTTAGTCCCACatagaagaaaatgtaaaggagaggggttcccttacctataaaagggacccctcctcccacttaaacatccatcccattacatctcttgtaatcccctttgggctccaaggcccaaacacactagttaagctttcaagtggatgtagtctcccgctaaggcgggagacgaaccactatatttcttttgtgtgtgtgtgtgtgtgtgtgtgtgtctctctctctctctctcttgcttcCTTTAACATTAATTAGACCCCCTCGGTCACGAACATTAACagtaaataataattttaaaagtgttgtcagtacataaaacaactgcagagtgtgttttgatcaaCAACAGCtcctaaaagcaacctctaggctgcttctaaaatctgctgccaatgacctataacttttaattaaagctgctttttatttattaaccaaacacaataaaatctaaaattttgaacaaaagctgatttgtttaaaagcgaagcaatcccaaacagaGCCTAAGGTGAGAGAAAGAGATTAGAGAGCAGAGCAAAGAATGAGAGATGGTATGTTATGATTCTATCTTTTTACATGGGCTATCGTTGTTGTATGGGCTtatttgggccttttgttaGATGAGTCCACTACTTCTAGATGCTTTATTTCAGCTTAAATAGCTATTAGAACTTGTAGCGGATCATTGAAGAATATTGAAGTTTAGTTTTTTTGTCTATTTCCTTTTAGCTTTCACtcatttcctttcctttacgaTGTCATTTCTAGGCTTGGATCCTGGGGATCCtaacaactggtatcagagcccgcaATTGGGCCTGTTTCCCGTGAGTTTAACGGTGTACGGTGGTGGGATCTCTGGCGGTTGTTATAGCACTCATTCTTATCACCCTCACGGTAGCCCTAGCTACCCACACCTACTTCGCAATATCTATCGCAACCTAGCTACCCACCACCtccttctcaatttccatcgcAACCAATCTACCCATCACCACCACCTTCCCAAATAATCATTCATGGGTATGTTTTCCCCCATCAATTTCCATCAACCCATACTTACCATTCACTTGATTCTAACCCAAATTCCTGGATCTATCCATCGATTTCACAAAGCCATTCCTATGAACCATCAGTTACCCGTGTTAACTCTCAGTTCATCTCCAACCAAACCATGCCTACACCACCTATTTACCATTCTACTCCTTCACCTCCCGTTTGTGAGCAACCATATACTATTTCACATACAAAACCATTCTGTCCCATACCTGAGTACGACCCTTCACTAATTTCTCTTGAAACTGACTGGGTACATAATTGGGAGATCCCAATTATTGATTCTGGCTGTTACTCTCTCACACCAGAGCCTATGGCCGAGCTTAAAGGGGCTGAGAAACCACAATCACCACCACGAGGTTTTGGCAAATTGCAAGTTCATAAAGATCACACAGATGCTAAGTTGTGTGAGATGCAAGAATCTTTGAAGAGGTCGATGGATACCTTCATATCTGAATTCAAGGAGGAGCTCCGGTTGTTATGGGGTTTGTCGTAATCTCCTGCAAGCCAAGTTGATAACCTACTGAATTATGGCTCTCCGCTGCTATCGTCAACACCCAAATTGATTTCGGCTCCAATTGAGGCTTCATCATCACTTATTCTTGCTGATAATGGTATTATTCATAAAACTCCTGTGGAGAGTAGCTTGAATTTGTCTTACACTGATGGCATATTGGGATTTAATGATAATACTACTATGAATCATGTTGTGGGCTAAATTAAATGGTATTTATGAGAAGTTAGTTACTGAGGAGGGAGAGAATTTTGATAAGATGGTTGAGGTGAATAGTGGGGGTGGTAGAGAGCTCAATGAGCTTGAGGGTGTGACCTCTAGCGCAATTCCTGTGTCAATAAAGAAGGGCATTGATAAAACTGTACATGCATCGTTAGAAGAACTAGAATACAAGTCTAGGCTTGTTAAGGGTCGTGATGATGTTAAAGCTATTACGTCTGTGTCTGTTGGGATGGATGAGCAATTTGGAAGAATGATTGTTGCTGCTGTCGACAAGGCtggacaaaaagaaaagaaaaaacaagtgAAGGATATTATCGATGTTGGTATGACTGCCAAATTGAATACTGTGAGTAATAGAATGGTATTAGTACGGGAAATAGGGAGCCTGAGATTCAAAGCATAGAAGGGGTGTCTAGTTTGATGTGGAAGAATAATGCTCAATCACATCATTTCCAGCACACTAACTTTCGTAATGGATCATCTGTTGGGAACTTACTTCTCTATTCTGAGGTTCATACTTCCATGGAAGTTGGCAACGGATTCTTGAATGATAATTTTGGTGAAGAAAATGTTTCTGTTAAAGACAGCTTTGGGAAAGTGCAAATGAATCTTGAAAGGGTATTGGTGAAAATATTGGAGAAGTGGAAATCAAAAGCTACGACCGAAATTACAGGGAAAGAGAATGTTATGCGTAGCGTTGTGACTAGAATAAACTATCAAGGACCCTCCCTTGTTTTTTCGGAGGATAACCAAACATTTGCTACTAGCTCTGGCATATTTAGTAGCTCAGTATTAGACGATAAGTTGATAAGAGTCCCTGTTAATGGCTTAGCACGTGCAAGTGGTAGTGAGCAAACCCCTGAGTTTGTGAAAAATCTGAACAGGGTTTATAGCACCACATTGCGAAAACAGCCTAAATCTGAAGGGGCAGAAACTTCAAGGAACAATGAGCCCATCAATGGTTTTTTAAACGATTCCTAACCTACTGCTGATTCCATGTCCGAGTTTATGTGGAGAAATGGTGGGCAAAACATCCAGTAGAGTGGATTGGCTGACACTTCTTCTGCAGTTATGAAATCATGTGGCAGTTATCCGAACTTTGATATGTTGTCAGGCAAGGGTGAGAAACTAAATTTTGTTCTTAAGGAAGGCCTCAAACTTGACAATGAGATGGTAATATGTTCTGTTGATGCACAATTTGGTGCGAAGTTATGCAATGGCCCATTCTTTGTTTACAAATTTGTCATTGGGAAGCaaaaacatcttttctcttcCATAGGGAAGCATTCGACCAAATGGGTGAAATGAGTCAAACCACATTATCTCAAAACAGGCCTACACTTGCTGGTACGGATGAACTCAAAGGAGTTGTAGCAATTACTAACTGGTTCTGGTGTGCTATATTAGAATTTGGCACTGTGGCTACTCTAAATGCATGGTTGAATgataattttctgtttttacctCTTGAGAACATGAGTTTGCTTCTTGTTGATAAGTGGGAGAAAATGGACAAAATTGTGAAAATGATGTTTGTTGACAATTGGGAGAGGTGGAAATATTTAGTAATTGCGGCAAATAAGAATGGTACTAAAGAGTTGCATATGAATTTCTTTGAAAACCATATGGAGCCATATAGGAAGTGTTCGGGATATGCTATGTTAGGTGTTATAGTTGCTATGCCTACCTTGGATGTTCTTCATATAATGCAGAAGTTGGGATTCAAACGCAATTACCACAATTTCCTTCCGTTATTCTCATCTTATGTTAGTGTGTTTGTTGTGAGAAAAGCATTTACAAGTTTGAAGTTGCTGCAAAATGAGTATCAATATGATTCAGTAGATGTCAAGGTTGTTGTTGCAAGTGCAATTATTCAATTGCATTTAATTGAAGATACTAAGTTATACAAGGGAATGGACAATCTTGTGAGAGCTTTTGGGATATGTGTATCGTCTAATCATTTGGCCAACCATCATTCCTCAAATGGTCCACAAGTTTTAATTGAGCAGCTCGTTGATATTGAATTTGGTGTGGATATGTACGAAGCAACTATGGTACATTGGCTAGCTAATTATGATGCAGGACTCAATTGGCAAGGAGCAAAGGAAACCAGTACATGGTTTATCAAAATGCTTGGCTTTCATCATTTTAGCACTAACAAAGTGCTCCAGCAACACACATATCTGCAGCATCTGCAACTGGTTCTGAGGAAACTCATTCAGGCAGAAACTCAGGTCAGTACATCTAACTTGTGTCAATCACGTGGTGGTAGTTCTCATATTGTATGGCCATTCACTATTGTATAGAGTGAGCTTTTTGTTGAAATCCCAAAAGCACAAGCACTCTATGTCTACAATATGAAGGTATTGATGATCATTTTTTAGGACGTACTATTTGTCAACTACGTCTAATCAACCTAAAGACAATATTCTtaaagcatctccaacagtataaatagttttttagttaaatttagctaaagttgtgaaatatagctattgGTTTAACAATGTTGCTCTAGCAATGGTAGTTACTTGTAAATAATAACTATGTTTTATCAAATtgtaaactgacatgtggacaaaaaaggagagagaaacataacttttgctttagctatgtaggatactctagctaaatatagctagccattttagctatagttaaatttaacttacctataactagtctgttggagttgaattttgcattaaaaatagttatatataactaaaaattgaatttagctaCTCGATTTGTTGGAGATACTGAACTACTTGAAATGTGTACAATTTTTATCAATTCATTGGTGCTAGTTGGAACTCATGATCAATTGTTCTCATATTACAAGTCAAGGATCACGAATTTTCTCAGGGAATTGGGTCAAGTCCTTGACATTAAGGGTCAAGTGAAGAATGTGGATTATCAAGTGAACCTACCACAAGAGAAAATTTACTTGAGTTGCATGGTTGACTTTCTACTGGTCTTGACATCATCTTTTTGAATTGGTAGCTTAAATTTGCAGTTGGATGCTAAACAGGTTAAAACTTCACAGCATAGTCCTACCTTGTATAGCATTGCAGAAATACATATGAAGAATTTCAAGGTTCGAGCGACAAATACTtgttttactttgtgtttgatGAAGATTTATGAAGGAAGCTGCATTAATGGATCTATCACGAAAACAAAAGAGAAGCAACTCAAAGCTATCGTAATTGACACTAGCTTGGGTAATGACTTGGATGATAAAGCAGGGAGACTAGCTAAGGTACTAACTGACATAAATCAAGCCTCTCAAGCTTGGCTATTTGCGTGGATAACCTTTTCACTTGCCACCTTTCTAATTCTTGGTGCACTGCTAATATCTGTCACACATGCAATGAGTACCATTGCTGCATCATTTGTTCAGCTCGATATTAAGGTTGACAGGTACATCAATGATCAATCTTTAACAAGTATTGCTAAGATCACTGGTATGAGCCATCGAATTCCACAGTACAATGTCACTTTTGGAAGTTGGAAGACATTTCAGGCTTGAGGTCAAGCCTGTTCTTTGAGCGGGTGGAAATGTTATGATTCTATCTTTTCACGTGGGATATCGTTGTTGTATTGGCTTATTTGGGCATTTTGTTACATGAGTCCACTACTTCTAGATGTTTTGTTTCAGCTTAAAATAGCCATTAGAACTTTCAACGGAACATTGAAAAATATTGAAGTTTAGTTTTCTTGTCTATTTCCTTTTAGCTTTCACtcatttcctttcctttacgaTGTCATTTCTGGGCTTGGATCCTAGGGATCCTAACATGGTAAAGCAAGCAGAGCGTGATGCAAGGCCTCCACCACCAAAAGCAGCAACTAGCCGCGCTTCTCTCTGTCGCTCTTCCCAAGGACGATTCCTCTCCCCCCTCTAAACCCCCCAACTCCGACGACGATGACTCCACTCGACTCGCCGCCCTCAACTCCCTCCACCGCGCCATTCTCTACCCTCCCAACTCCCTCCTCATCACTCACTCCGCCTCTTTCCTCGCCCAAGGCTTCTCTCAACTTCTCTCCGATAAGTAAACCCCTTCCCCTTCTTCAATTTTACTCTCTCTTAGGGTTTACTCTATATATCTTTCTTGCTTTAGTATCTGTTAAACCTAAATTAGTGATGCTGCTAGTGTTTTGGTTACGTTGTTGAAATTGGAAGTATGTAGCTTCATACTATGCCTCAATTTATATTTAGGGATCAGATTTTTAAATGGCTATGTTTTCGATTCGAATCATGCAAAAATCATGTATGTAATCTagccgaatttttttttttttttaatgttgttTGTCTGGAAATTGAATTGTAGATGTTGTGGGGTGAGGCAAGAGGCTGCGGTGGCATTTGGTGCTCTTTGTACTGTGGTTTGCTCTTTGTGCTGTTTGTGCTTTTTGGAATGTCAATTTTACATTAACAGGTGTATGACTTATACAGAGCAAAAGGTATTCCGCtgagaaaatagaaaatgaggATGGGGGAATGCTAGTTCTCTTGTAATGGGACACATTTATTTTTTCGACGAAGAGTAAATATTCTGCGTCATTACAAtaaattacaataaattccttGTATTTAGGAAGCTATGCACCGATGTGCACTCTATGTATCCTTAGCGTCTCTGAAGTAGTACCGAAGGAGGATATCCACTATctctacgtatttgaatgtataatgagtaggactatatgtacgtaccacttgtgggtactaccactaacttcttgtctgtctataaatgacagcggaagggtatgtaacggcctattctggcttgtgatgaatatattatttcgcCCCGTGGccttactcaaaaaaaaaaaaaaaaaaaattctgcgtCAACTTTTAATCTATGAAGATACATAATTCCTCTCAAGTCGGTCTTGCCATACCTTATTTGTGTATATTTTGGTCTTTTTACTAGGTAAAACCCTTATATTTTGGTATTTTTGCTCTCAAGTCAGTCTTAAGACGAGTTGAGATGAAACTAGATGGTCGAGATATATCTGACAACAGGTAACTGCTTCTTCTGGAGATCTTATTATGTTAGATTGTTGGTAATAATTGATAATGACTGTGGACCTAGTGTGTATTCTCAGAGAAATTATTATCTCTGAACAAGTGGACTATCTACCTAAGCAAGCCACTAGTGTAGACAATCTTTGCAACATGTATGAaggttggacaccatggatTTGAACTTGCAAAGCTGCTGCCTTCTATGTGTATGAGGTGTATTAATTGATAATGGGGTTGGTTAATTAGTTTTTGCCTTACCAAATCAGAGAATTGATAATGGAGCCTCTTACACTGGGCAAGGCAATAATTGCTTCAGCAATCCCATCTCTTTTGGCTTCATATCTCCTGATCATTTACATGAGCAATGGTGATTATCTAGTAAGAAATTGGCTGTCAATGTCTTAATAGCTGCAGTTGTTGGTGATATCTGGTTCATTACACCTTACCCTTCCTACAATGGCCAGCTGTGTCTTTGGTGGACGATAACTTGAAATTTTTGAGGTGTTATCTCCCTCTAAATTGTGGTACCCTGGTTTAGGTTTTTGTTTGGTTAGGGGGTTGGGCTCGTATCGACTCATGTAAGTCACCCGTGGTGATGGTCCTGTaaccaaggtttcaaatttcagtTTCGGTTTcaatttcggtacttcaaatttaaggaaatttcggagaaagtttcgatttcggtggaaatttcggttaaaaataaagaaatcaaattaattgcatttataaaatgatatttttgaatgaaacttttacatagactaaactaacctataataaacctatttacaatgtaacatctctaaaattatacatttataacagaattatgatattttatatggacgagtaattaactagtactggAGTAGattgctaaactagtgtttttatctatgtgtattgataatgtgttgtatattgataatgtaaatatgatttactttttttaataattagaaaattacaagggGGTGGGGCGGGGCacgtaaaaccaaaaccccgtgaatgaaaatgaacaagtacaacaaaaggaatataaaagCTACTACGATGTGGTTCGATCTAGCTGGTTGAACTTTTTTCATTTAGTATTATATaatactgctcccaagtacatgaattttggaaatgattttcgtacttcatcacatggttATTGTATGTGTACGTGTTGTTCCCtttccacatgcaatccatatatcggatattgtgggaattacctaatatgatgttacagtgtatgaagcatacaatatttgagacgaagcaaaaaggaaatcatgttatggttggagcattcaactttgtagcagataaaaacaaaaagattttttgttgtattcaacttgattgcaaaaaaaaaaaaaaaaaaaaaaaaatcaaaatttcatattttctctataaaagtatgaagtaaaaattcattgtaggtgacataaaattttacagaaattttagagaaatttcggacaaaatttcggtatgaatttttaaatatatattgtgtgtgtagatatttcggaaattaagaatttaGTGGAAATGTACAGAAAATTTCGGGAAACTtctgacggaaatgatatagcatatgaatttcgtttcagtacttcaaaattacggaaatttcgacggaaatttcggcagtttcggagaaatttaaaaccttgcCTGTAACGCTGTTGTCCATGTTGTGCAACCACAGGTTGCCTGTTTATTAATGGATTGTTTacttctctcaaaaaaaaaaaaaaaaattgtggtaCCCTGGGTGAGATTATGCATGTGGCATGAGAAGCAGTCTTGTATGGAAACTCGTGTTAGTTCGCATTTGGTGGTTGCTAAGCTGTCGTCCCTACTTTAAGCCCTATAAAGATACCATTGTGGCAGACTGGCAGGAGAATGCCATGTGAAGCACTATGAAGAAGATTTCGGATTTTAGCAGCAAGTTGGCCTGGTGTTACACAGGTGTTTGTCTGTGGTCAATTCTCAGTATCACGAGAAGCACTGCTACTCCCAACAAGAAGTCTGTACCACAAGTCTACTACCAATGTGAGTACATGATTACTTTTTGTCCTCTTCTACTATGCTTAATTGCATTTTCTGGCATTGCTCTTTAGCCAGGTTGTCCAGTTCTTTTGGCAATTACTGATCTGAGGATGTCTTCTTCATTTTGTAGGCACTCATCTCACTTTTGCATGGGTTGCATTTGGTTTAGAAgatcttagagcaagttcatcgGTTGAGATTATTGGGTCAGATACTATTTACtactttttgcctttcatttccaccatcTAGGTTATTgggtcagatactgttcacaaaatgtcACCGAATGTCAGTTTGCAGGTCATGAAATTGACCCAGAGTGaccttttgtgaacagtatctgacccAGTGACCTAgatggtggaaatgaaaggcaaaaagcagTAAATAGTATTGACTCAGTGACCTCAACGGGTGAACTTACCTCGCTTGCAGGAATATCAAAAGTATCGAACATCCACAATATAGGATATTCTTAATTTTGTCAACGGCATTTGTCGACCAGCTCTTCCTTTTCGGTCTAGGAATCTCTTTTATTGAGACTGGCCGGGAAGGTTCAACATCTTTTCCCTTTTTACTCTGGTATAATAAGTTAAGAATGTAGCTCTTATTAAAGATAGATCAATTGCTAAATAAGGTTCTTTGATAAACTAGCCAGATATTGGTATTCAGTCCTACTCTGTGAATCTGTGATATACCTTTTACATTTAAGTTAATGGAACAAAAAAAGATTTCAACTGCTCCTAATCTCCTATGCTACTTAATATAGACTTTCTATACTAGTGTATTTATCTTCTCCAATTTAGATTTACTGTTGTCCCTTATTTATCTACAGAAGTTCAAACTGCAAAATGAAAATAGACGAATATAAGAATTTTCGGTCCAATTTATTACAACTGATATTTTAGTCTCGTATGTCCTAGGTAAATTGGTAAATCCAATCGTTGGCCCAAAAAAACTCTTGATCTTATTATAAAggagttttttttattataactATCTTGATAATTACTAATGCCCACTGTTTTCTATCCATTCATTCTAAAAAATGGTAATACCACTAGCTTGCTGTGGTTTCGGACTTTCATAACTTTGGATAAGAAACAAGAAACTAGACATATCACGAAACCGACCAATGTGCCGGCTTGTTTCTATTAAAGCCAACAGGTATTTCTTCTTCAAGTGTGCTTGTACTGTGTGCATGCTTCTTATATAATTATCGAC
Coding sequences:
- the LOC121049801 gene encoding uncharacterized protein LOC121049801 yields the protein MQGLHHQKQQLAALLSVALPKDDSSPPSKPPNSDDDDSTRLAALNSLHRAILYPPNSLLITHSASFLAQGFSQLLSDKCCGVRQEAAVAFGALCTVVCSLCCLCFLECQFYINRCMTYTEQKVFR